One Rhipicephalus microplus isolate Deutch F79 chromosome 4, USDA_Rmic, whole genome shotgun sequence genomic window carries:
- the LOC142814369 gene encoding uncharacterized protein LOC142814369 → MDEHPQLVANAIELRHGVTVAERRRLWQELSDALNHEVPAQEWQAWWRRPVHEARRDTAAIRDAQTGTGGGWLPGFHGRVLLLTGMTCFSGVFGLTCLQE, encoded by the exons atggacgaacatccccagctcgtggcgaatgccatcgagctgcggcacggcgtcaccgtcgccgaacggcggcggctgtggcaagagctcagcgacgcgctgaaccatgaagtgcctgcgcaggaatggcaggcttggtggcgcaggccggtgcacgaggcccgccgtgacaccgccgccatcagagacgcacaaac gggcactggagggggttggctgcctggcttccaCGGCCGGGTTCTACTGTTGACTGGGATGACATGCTTCAGTGGCGTCTTTGGTCTCACCTGTctacag GAATAA
- the LOC142814302 gene encoding uncharacterized protein LOC142814302 isoform X3 — protein sequence MSQPAVSNTIHEVTEAIITVAARKRVADFLLTTAAKDEAKVEFVLRGCIPGVLACADGTLVPIRKPKVFRLADTASFMSRRGYYVLNVMIVCKAWLRIIVLDP from the exons atgtctcagccggcggtgagcaacaccatccacgaggtgacggaggcgatcattaccgtggctgctagaaaaagggtggcggacttcctactgacaacagctgctaaggatgaggcaaaggtggagtttgtgctacgcggttgcatcccaggggtgctggcgtgtgccgatggcacgttggtcCCCATTCGCAAGCCAAAGGTATTCAGACTGGCggacacggcgagcttcatgtccagaaggggctattatgtcctgaacgtcatgatc gtgtgcaaagcatggctgcgcataattgtcctagacccatga
- the LOC142814302 gene encoding uncharacterized protein LOC142814302 isoform X1, which translates to MSQPAVSNTIHEVTEAIITVAARKRVADFLLTTAAKDEAKVEFVLRGCIPGVLACADGTLVPIRKPKVFRLADTASFMSRRGYYVLNVMITHDSQIRATTPGCGNTTHCVHA; encoded by the exons atgtctcagccggcggtgagcaacaccatccacgaggtgacggaggcgatcattaccgtggctgctagaaaaagggtggcggacttcctactgacaacagctgctaaggatgaggcaaaggtggagtttgtgctacgcggttgcatcccaggggtgctggcgtgtgccgatggcacgttggtcCCCATTCGCAAGCCAAAGGTATTCAGACTGGCggacacggcgagcttcatgtccagaaggggctattatgtcctgaacgtcatgatc acccatgattcccagattcgtgccacgactcctgggtgtgggaacacaacccactgcgtgcacgcctag
- the LOC142814302 gene encoding uncharacterized protein LOC142814302 isoform X2 — protein sequence MSQPAVSNTIHEVTEAIITVAARKRVADFLLTTAAKDEAKVEFVLRGCIPGVLACADGTLVPIRKPKVFRLADTASFMSRRGYYVLNVMIIRATTPGCGNTTHCVHA from the exons atgtctcagccggcggtgagcaacaccatccacgaggtgacggaggcgatcattaccgtggctgctagaaaaagggtggcggacttcctactgacaacagctgctaaggatgaggcaaaggtggagtttgtgctacgcggttgcatcccaggggtgctggcgtgtgccgatggcacgttggtcCCCATTCGCAAGCCAAAGGTATTCAGACTGGCggacacggcgagcttcatgtccagaaggggctattatgtcctgaacgtcatgatc attcgtgccacgactcctgggtgtgggaacacaacccactgcgtgcacgcctag
- the LOC142814302 gene encoding uncharacterized protein LOC142814302 isoform X4, producing the protein MSQPAVSNTIHEVTEAIITVAARKRVADFLLTTAAKDEAKVEFVLRGCIPGVLACADGTLVPIRKPKVFRLADTASFMSRRGYYVLNVMIETQAIPSSHGS; encoded by the exons atgtctcagccggcggtgagcaacaccatccacgaggtgacggaggcgatcattaccgtggctgctagaaaaagggtggcggacttcctactgacaacagctgctaaggatgaggcaaaggtggagtttgtgctacgcggttgcatcccaggggtgctggcgtgtgccgatggcacgttggtcCCCATTCGCAAGCCAAAGGTATTCAGACTGGCggacacggcgagcttcatgtccagaaggggctattatgtcctgaacgtcatgatc gagacgcaggctatcccctcaagccatggctcctaa